From Haliaeetus albicilla chromosome 15, bHalAlb1.1, whole genome shotgun sequence, a single genomic window includes:
- the GPALPP1 gene encoding GPALPP motifs-containing protein 1 isoform X2, with translation MTDEARPLRVPGVFRCLKGACGRGAGPLVAGPALPPGYKSSCSSETPDSDDDLESLPLPRDTNKESEEETEGDPAPKKPKRIQEDDDDDGFFGPALPPGFKKQDDSPERPIIGPALPPGFRKPSQDTGNSRYSIGPSVSSEFHTQVTDSSEDEDNLIGPMPAKEPVESDVTKEFERRAQRMKEKLTSAESDEPKPVTRESWMTELPPELKSFGFGPRTFKRRADDKSGDRSIWTDTPADRERKAKEREEAKKSTSKDNEEIVLSGRDKRLVEQLTSYNESKRSESLMDIHQKKLKSKASEEKNKPQERRPFDRDQDLKVNRFDEAQKKALIRKSRDLNTKFEHSKGNMFL, from the exons TTGCAGGACCAGCACTGCCTCCAGGCTATAAAAGCAGCTGTAGCTCGGAAACTCCTGACAGTGATGATGACTTGGAATCTCTTCCTCTACCCAGAGACACAAACAAAGAATCTGAAGAGGAGACAGAAGGCGATCCAGCACCCAA AAAGCCAAAAAGAATTCAGGAAGACGATGATGATGATGGCTTTTTTGGGCCTGCTCTTCCTCCTGGATTCAAGAAACAGGATGATTCTCCAGAGAG GCCCATTATAGGTCCTGCATTACCGCCTGGCTTTAGGAAACCTTCGCAGGACACCGGGAATAGCAGATATTCCATAGGACCGTCCGTTTCATCAGAATTCCATACCCAG gtAACAGATAGTAGTGAGGACGAAGACAATCTTATAGGCCCAATGCCTGCAAAAGAACCAGTGGAGTCTGATGTGACTAAAGAATTTGAACGCAGAGCTCAGagaatgaaggaaaaacttACTTCAGCAGAAAGT GATGAACCCAAGCCGGTTACCAGGGAATCGTGGATGACAGAACTTCCACCTGAATTGAAAAGCTTTGGATTTGGCCCAAGAACATTCAAGAGAAGAGCTGATGACAAATCAGGCGATAGATCTATTTGGACAGATACTCCAgctgacagagagagaaaagccaaG gaaagagaagaggcaaaaaagtcaACCAGTAAGGATAATGAAGAAATTGTATTATCTGGGAGAGACAAGAGACTTGTTGAGCAGCTGACTTCATACAAT GAGTCAAAGAGGTCAGAATCTCTCATGGACATACatcagaaaaagctgaagagcAAAGCGTCCGAAGAAAAGAACAAACCTCAAGAAAGAAGGCCATTTGACCGAGACCAGGATCTCAAAGTCAATCGATTTGACGAAGCACAAAAGAAAGCCCTTATAAGAAAATCCAGAGACCTGAATACTAAATTTGAGCACAGTAAAGGCAATATGTTTTTATAA